The genomic interval ATCCGCGACGCTTCTCACCGCGAGGCGCTGTGGCGGGCCGTCGTAGCCGGCGTCGTCGACGTCGTAGGCTCCGACCACGCGCCGCACACGCTTGAGGAAAAAGCGAAACCCTATCCCCAAAGCCCCGCCGGCATGCCCGGCGTGCAGACCCTCGTCCCGATTCTTCTCGATCACCTGCACAAGGGCCGGCTTTCTCTCGAACGGCTGGTCGAGCTTACGAGTAAGCGCGCGGCTGAGATGTACCGCATCCGGGGAAAGGGCGCCGTCGCGATCGGCTTCGACGCGGATTTCACGGTCGTCGATCTTCTGGCCGAACGGGAGATTACGAACGCCTGGATTGAAAGCCGGGTGGGGTGGACGCCGTTCGATGGGATGAAGGTGACCGGCTGGCCGCGCATGACGATCCTGCGCGGTCGTCGCGTCATGTGCGACGACGAGATTCTCGGCGAGGCGGCAGGCGACCTCGTTCGCTTCGAAGAGACGGCATGACGGAGGGCGCTTTCACGGCGCTTGTTCTGGAGGACGAGAAAGGCAAGGTCCGCGCTTCCGTCAAAAAGTTGCCCGAAACGTCACTGCCCGCAGGCGATGTCACCGTCGCGGTCGCCTACTCGACGCTCAACTACAAGGACGGCATGATCGTGAACGGCCTTGGGCACATGGTGAAAAGCTATCCCCATGTGCCGGGAATCGACTTCGTCGGCACGGTCGAAGAATCGTCCTCGCCTCGCTTCCGGCCGGGCGATGAGGTGATCCTCACCGGCTGGCGCGTGGGCGAGGTCCACTGGGGCGGGTTCGCCCAGAAGGCGCGCGTGCGGGCGGAATGGCTGGTGCCCTTGCCGAAGGGGCTCAGCCCAAAACGGGCGATGGCGATCGGCACGGCGGGCTTCACCGCCATGCTGGCCCTGATGGCGCTCGAGGAACATGGGCTTACGCCGGCCGCCGGCGAGGTCATCGTGACCGGGGCTTCCGGGGGCCTCGGCAGCGTCGCGGTGGCGCTGCTTGCCGCCTGTGGCTACCGGGTCGCCGCCTCGACCGGCCGGCCGGAACTGCATGGCTATCTCAAGGAGCTGGGCGCGGCGGTCATCCTCGACCGGGCCGAGCTGGCACCTTCGCGTTTCGTCGAGGGGGGCAAGCTCGGCCAGCCTCTGGGCTCCGAACATTGGGTTGGCGCCATCGATACGGTGGGGGGCGCTACGCTCACGACATTGATCGCCACGATGAAACACTGGTCCAGCATTGCCGTTTGCGGACTGGCCTCGGGGAACGAGTTGCACGCGTCGCTGATTCCCTTTCTGATCCGGGGCATCAATCTTCTCGGCATTGAATCGGCGACCTGCCGAACCCAGCGCCGGCAAACGGCGTGGGAACGGCTGGTCCGTGATCTGCCGATGGAAGCGCTCGACCGCATGACGCAAACCGCGGCGTTGAAGGACATTCCAAAACTTGCCTCGGAGATTCTGTTGGGAAGGGTGC from Pseudomonadota bacterium carries:
- a CDS encoding MDR family oxidoreductase; translated protein: MTEGAFTALVLEDEKGKVRASVKKLPETSLPAGDVTVAVAYSTLNYKDGMIVNGLGHMVKSYPHVPGIDFVGTVEESSSPRFRPGDEVILTGWRVGEVHWGGFAQKARVRAEWLVPLPKGLSPKRAMAIGTAGFTAMLALMALEEHGLTPAAGEVIVTGASGGLGSVAVALLAACGYRVAASTGRPELHGYLKELGAAVILDRAELAPSRFVEGGKLGQPLGSEHWVGAIDTVGGATLTTLIATMKHWSSIAVCGLASGNELHASLIPFLIRGINLLGIESATCRTQRRQTAWERLVRDLPMEALDRMTQTAALKDIPKLASEILLGRVRGRTVIDVNA